A single window of Chitinophaga sp. XS-30 DNA harbors:
- a CDS encoding YebC/PmpR family DNA-binding transcriptional regulator: MGRIFEVRKHTMFARWDRMAKQFTRIGKEIAIAVKQGGPDPDNNPALRRCYQNAKGVNMPKDRVEAAIKRAMGKDITNYEEVVYEGYAPHGVAVMVETATDNPTRTVANVRMHFNKCGGSLGNSGSVGFMFNRLGVFKIKNEGQNLEELELELIDFGLEEIGEDSEGNIIIRATFTEFGNMAKALEDKGITPISADLQRIPATTVELGEEQAKEVLELIDRLEQDEDVQQVFHNLK, translated from the coding sequence ATGGGACGTATATTCGAAGTAAGAAAACATACCATGTTCGCCCGCTGGGACCGCATGGCCAAACAATTCACCCGCATCGGGAAAGAAATAGCGATCGCCGTTAAACAAGGCGGCCCTGATCCCGACAATAACCCTGCCCTGCGCCGCTGCTATCAGAACGCCAAAGGAGTGAACATGCCGAAGGACCGTGTGGAGGCCGCCATCAAACGTGCCATGGGCAAGGATATAACCAATTATGAAGAAGTCGTGTACGAAGGATATGCGCCGCATGGCGTAGCCGTGATGGTAGAGACGGCAACGGACAATCCCACCCGTACCGTTGCCAATGTTCGCATGCACTTCAACAAATGCGGCGGCAGCCTCGGCAACAGCGGCTCGGTAGGCTTCATGTTCAACCGCCTCGGTGTGTTCAAGATCAAAAATGAGGGGCAGAACCTGGAGGAACTGGAACTGGAGCTGATCGATTTCGGTCTGGAAGAGATCGGGGAAGATAGTGAAGGGAATATTATCATCCGCGCCACTTTCACGGAATTCGGCAATATGGCGAAAGCGCTGGAAGACAAAGGTATCACCCCCATCAGTGCAGATCTGCAGAGAATACCCGCCACAACCGTGGAACTGGGTGAAGAGCAGGCCAAAGAAGTACTGGAGCTGATCGACAGGCTGGAGCAGGACGAAGACGTGCAGCAGGTGTTCCACAATCTGAAATAA
- a CDS encoding DUF1573 domain-containing protein, whose translation MKKFILSLFASLLITTAVWAQAQGSGSTNAVDLKVKFKQETVDFGTTKFNKPVTVTFEFTNISKAPVLIESAKASCGCTVPNWTVEPVLPGKSGKITATYSANAVGKPTKTVYLKLKGVDQEKELILTGTVEN comes from the coding sequence ATGAAAAAGTTTATCTTATCCCTATTTGCAAGTTTGCTGATAACCACTGCCGTTTGGGCACAGGCCCAGGGTTCAGGTTCAACCAATGCCGTTGATCTGAAAGTGAAGTTCAAACAAGAAACCGTTGATTTTGGCACCACCAAATTCAACAAACCTGTTACGGTAACATTTGAGTTCACCAACATATCCAAGGCGCCCGTACTGATCGAATCGGCGAAAGCCAGCTGCGGCTGTACTGTGCCCAATTGGACAGTAGAGCCGGTATTGCCGGGCAAATCGGGCAAGATCACCGCCACTTATAGCGCGAATGCGGTGGGCAAACCGACCAAAACGGTATATCTCAAATTGAAAGGAGTAGACCAGGAAAAAGAATTGATCCTCACCGGTACGGTAGAGAACTAA
- a CDS encoding DedA family protein, which produces MDQIIEFFKHLINPEWIINNGGFYLILAIIFAETGLFVGFFLPGDSLLFIAGIYGEKLGESFFNMPLLVIMTLIATTGVLGNMVGYWFGRKSGPILFKRKDTFFFKKKHLWQAKEVYDKYGGGAIFVARFLPVVRTFAPIVAGIVAMERKKFMFWNIIGSFSWVFSMMLAGHYLDKAFPTLKDHLEWIIVIIVVITTIPVAAKFIFGKSTIHSHFDEFGNPIEQPVKQEEKES; this is translated from the coding sequence ATGGATCAAATTATTGAGTTTTTCAAGCATTTAATCAACCCCGAGTGGATTATTAACAATGGCGGATTTTACCTGATCCTGGCTATCATCTTTGCAGAAACCGGGTTATTCGTAGGCTTTTTTCTGCCCGGAGATTCTTTACTTTTCATTGCCGGCATTTACGGGGAAAAGCTGGGCGAGAGTTTTTTCAATATGCCCCTGCTGGTCATCATGACCCTGATCGCCACCACCGGTGTGCTCGGGAATATGGTGGGCTACTGGTTCGGCCGGAAATCCGGTCCTATCCTGTTCAAACGAAAGGATACTTTCTTCTTCAAGAAAAAGCATCTCTGGCAGGCGAAGGAAGTATATGACAAATATGGCGGCGGCGCTATTTTCGTTGCCCGTTTTTTACCTGTGGTACGTACCTTTGCGCCGATCGTAGCAGGTATCGTGGCCATGGAAAGGAAGAAGTTCATGTTCTGGAACATCATCGGCTCCTTTTCCTGGGTATTTTCCATGATGCTGGCGGGGCATTATCTGGACAAAGCTTTCCCCACCCTGAAAGACCACCTGGAGTGGATCATTGTTATCATCGTGGTGATTACCACTATACCGGTGGCGGCCAAATTTATCTTCGGGAAATCCACCATTCACTCTCATTTTGACGAGTTCGGCAACCCGATAGAGCAACCGGTCAAACAGGAAGAAAAAGAATCATAG
- the carA gene encoding glutamine-hydrolyzing carbamoyl-phosphate synthase small subunit yields MPQTTRSTQPAILLLEDGTVFHGKAFGKIGTAAGELCFNTGMTGYQEVFTDPSYKGQVLIMNNCYVGNYGTKKEDVESSDVKISGLICKNIAYNYSRKMADESLEQFLAGNNLVAIHEVDTRALVSHIRSKGAMNCIISSEILDEAELKARLNKVPSMEGLALCAEVSTKEPYFVGDPNADIRIAVLDNGVKRNMLKCLSEKGAYLKVHPTATSFEECETFQPHAYFISNGPGDPAPLAYAVDTIKKVLDAERPLFGICLGHQLLAMANGIPTYKMHHGHRGLNHPVKNLLTGKCEVTTQNHGFAIDAKAVAASQNVEVTHINLNDNSVEGIRIKGKPAFSVQYHPESTPGPHDSRYLFDDFFTMIKADMKKVKEKAATA; encoded by the coding sequence ATGCCGCAAACCACCAGATCCACACAGCCAGCCATACTGTTGTTAGAAGATGGCACCGTTTTTCATGGTAAAGCGTTCGGGAAAATAGGCACCGCAGCCGGTGAGCTTTGTTTCAATACGGGTATGACCGGCTACCAGGAAGTTTTTACGGATCCTTCCTATAAAGGCCAGGTGCTGATCATGAACAATTGTTACGTGGGTAACTACGGAACAAAAAAAGAGGATGTGGAAAGTAGTGATGTGAAGATCAGCGGACTGATCTGTAAAAACATCGCATACAATTATTCCCGCAAAATGGCGGATGAATCCCTGGAGCAGTTTTTAGCCGGGAATAACCTGGTGGCTATCCACGAGGTGGATACCCGTGCGCTGGTATCGCACATCCGCAGCAAAGGAGCTATGAATTGTATTATTTCTTCCGAGATACTGGATGAGGCTGAACTGAAAGCCAGGCTGAACAAAGTGCCGTCTATGGAAGGGCTTGCGCTTTGTGCGGAAGTGTCTACAAAGGAACCCTATTTCGTGGGTGATCCCAATGCCGATATCAGGATAGCGGTGCTGGACAATGGCGTAAAGCGCAATATGCTGAAATGCCTCTCTGAGAAAGGAGCGTACCTGAAAGTACACCCGACAGCTACTTCCTTTGAGGAGTGCGAAACCTTTCAGCCGCATGCTTATTTCATTTCCAACGGTCCCGGTGACCCGGCGCCGCTGGCCTATGCGGTAGATACCATTAAAAAAGTACTGGATGCGGAGCGGCCTTTATTCGGCATCTGTCTCGGGCATCAGCTGCTGGCCATGGCCAACGGTATTCCCACTTATAAAATGCACCACGGGCACCGCGGGTTGAATCATCCCGTGAAAAATCTGCTGACCGGCAAATGTGAGGTAACTACCCAGAATCACGGTTTCGCCATTGATGCAAAAGCGGTGGCGGCATCGCAGAACGTGGAGGTAACGCATATCAATCTGAATGACAATTCGGTGGAAGGCATCCGTATTAAAGGTAAGCCGGCGTTCTCCGTACAATACCATCCGGAATCAACACCCGGCCCCCACGATTCCCGCTATCTATTCGATGATTTCTTTACAATGATAAAGGCAGACATGAAAAAAGTGAAAGAGAAGGCAGCAACCGCCTGA
- a CDS encoding dicarboxylate/amino acid:cation symporter, translating to MTKKQAALIALILFTLVAILHTLDHFNLVGIAGPVLMVARWIAVAGVVWFAVKKRSLTTWILVSMVIGGELGHDYPGIAVQFQVLSKVFLQLIKTVIAPLLFATLVVGIAGHSDIKQVGRMGWKSLLYFEIVTTIALFIGLAAINISKAGEGIPMPPEALHEKLPETKPQSWQDVILHIFPENIAKSIYHGEILPIVVFSVIFGIALLLVKDKFRGPMLGFCESLSEVMFKFTNIVMYFAPVGVGAAIAYTVGHGGLSVLGNLLQLLITLYVALFVFVLLVFVPVALIIGLPIRRFIKEISEPVSIAFATTSSESALPKAMEAMERMGVPRKVIAFVMPTGYSFNLDGSTLYLALASVFVAQAAGIQLSIWEQLLMVFTLMLTSKGVAGVPRATLVIILGTVASFHLPVWPVFLILGIDELMDMARTSINVIGNCLATAVIGKWEGEVDFKALPPETKA from the coding sequence ATGACTAAAAAGCAGGCTGCCCTTATTGCCCTCATTCTCTTTACTTTAGTAGCTATCCTTCATACACTCGATCACTTTAACCTGGTGGGTATTGCCGGTCCTGTGCTGATGGTAGCCCGCTGGATAGCGGTTGCCGGGGTGGTCTGGTTTGCGGTAAAGAAAAGGTCGCTTACTACCTGGATACTGGTAAGCATGGTGATCGGCGGTGAACTGGGGCATGACTATCCGGGTATTGCCGTACAGTTCCAGGTACTCAGCAAGGTTTTCCTCCAACTGATCAAAACCGTGATCGCGCCGTTGCTTTTCGCCACGCTGGTAGTGGGTATCGCCGGTCACTCCGATATCAAGCAGGTAGGCCGGATGGGCTGGAAGTCGTTATTATATTTCGAGATCGTTACCACCATCGCCCTGTTCATCGGTCTGGCCGCCATCAATATCAGCAAAGCGGGAGAAGGTATTCCCATGCCGCCGGAAGCGCTGCATGAGAAGCTGCCGGAAACAAAACCGCAGAGCTGGCAGGATGTTATACTGCACATATTTCCGGAAAATATCGCCAAATCCATCTATCATGGCGAGATATTGCCCATCGTGGTATTCAGCGTGATTTTCGGGATAGCATTGCTGCTGGTGAAAGACAAGTTCAGGGGGCCTATGCTGGGTTTCTGCGAGAGCCTTTCCGAGGTCATGTTCAAGTTCACCAATATCGTCATGTATTTCGCGCCGGTGGGGGTGGGGGCGGCCATTGCCTATACCGTTGGCCACGGCGGCCTTTCCGTACTGGGGAACCTGCTGCAGTTATTGATCACCTTATATGTTGCCCTGTTTGTATTCGTATTGCTGGTATTCGTACCGGTAGCACTGATCATCGGCCTGCCGATCCGTCGTTTTATCAAGGAGATATCCGAGCCCGTATCGATCGCTTTTGCTACCACCAGTTCTGAATCCGCCCTCCCCAAAGCCATGGAAGCGATGGAAAGAATGGGCGTTCCGCGTAAGGTGATCGCTTTTGTGATGCCTACCGGATATAGCTTCAATCTCGACGGGTCTACACTCTACCTCGCGCTGGCCTCCGTTTTCGTGGCACAGGCCGCCGGGATACAGCTTTCCATCTGGGAGCAGCTTTTAATGGTGTTTACCCTGATGCTGACCAGCAAGGGCGTAGCCGGCGTACCGAGAGCCACGCTGGTGATCATCCTGGGCACCGTAGCTTCTTTCCATCTACCCGTATGGCCGGTGTTCCTCATCCTCGGCATCGATGAGCTGATGGACATGGCCCGTACTTCCATTAATGTGATCGGCAACTGCCTGGCTACAGCCGTGATCGGCAAATGGGAAGGGGAAGTGGATTTTAAAGCCCTTCCGCCTGAAACAAAGGCCTAG
- a CDS encoding pyridoxal phosphate-dependent aminotransferase: MPNISQRGQVMPPSPIRKLVPYAEAAKKKGVKVYHLNIGQPDIETPRPVLDAVRQSEFTILEYSHSAGNESYRRKLTGYYKKFDITVDHTEIIVTTGGSEAILFGLMACLDPGDEVIIPEPFYANYNGFAVEAGVKVVPVTATIDNGFALPPIGDFEKLITPRTRAILICNPNNPTGYLYSPAEMEILKDICLKHNLFLFSDEAYREFCYDGQNISALNLSGMENHVVIFDTISKRYSACGGRIGAIVTHNRAILDSVMKFAQARLSPPSFAQIAAEAAVDLPDDYFDGIKAEYQSRRDLLVDLLNKIPGVYCPNPGGAFYAIARLPIDDADRFCQWLLESFVYEQQTVMLSPATGFYATPGLGLQEVRLAYVLNRESIASAMEVLAKALEVYPGKQ, from the coding sequence ATGCCCAACATCAGTCAACGCGGACAGGTTATGCCGCCCTCTCCCATCCGGAAGCTGGTACCCTATGCGGAAGCCGCAAAAAAGAAAGGAGTAAAAGTCTACCATCTCAATATCGGCCAGCCGGATATTGAAACGCCCAGGCCTGTACTGGACGCGGTAAGGCAATCCGAATTCACCATACTGGAATACAGCCACAGCGCCGGTAATGAAAGCTACCGCCGCAAGCTGACCGGTTACTACAAAAAATTCGATATCACGGTAGACCACACGGAGATCATTGTTACCACCGGCGGTTCCGAAGCCATCCTGTTTGGCCTTATGGCCTGCCTGGACCCGGGCGACGAGGTGATCATCCCGGAACCTTTCTATGCCAATTACAACGGCTTTGCCGTGGAAGCCGGCGTAAAAGTAGTGCCGGTGACCGCCACCATCGATAACGGTTTTGCACTGCCGCCGATCGGGGATTTTGAAAAGCTCATCACCCCCCGCACCAGGGCCATCCTGATCTGCAATCCCAATAACCCTACCGGCTACCTGTACAGTCCAGCCGAAATGGAAATACTGAAAGATATCTGCCTCAAACATAACCTCTTTCTCTTTTCAGATGAAGCTTACCGGGAATTCTGCTACGATGGCCAGAATATTTCCGCGCTGAACCTGAGCGGAATGGAAAACCATGTGGTGATATTCGATACTATCTCCAAGCGGTACAGCGCCTGTGGCGGCCGTATCGGCGCTATTGTGACCCATAACCGCGCCATACTGGATTCCGTCATGAAGTTCGCCCAGGCGCGCCTCAGCCCGCCCAGCTTTGCACAGATCGCTGCTGAAGCGGCGGTAGATCTTCCGGATGATTATTTCGACGGGATCAAGGCTGAATACCAGAGCCGCCGCGACCTGCTGGTAGATCTGCTGAACAAGATCCCGGGCGTGTACTGCCCCAATCCGGGCGGCGCATTCTACGCCATTGCGCGTTTGCCTATCGATGATGCCGACAGGTTCTGCCAATGGTTGCTGGAATCCTTTGTTTATGAGCAGCAGACCGTTATGCTGTCTCCCGCTACCGGCTTTTATGCCACTCCCGGGCTTGGACTGCAGGAAGTACGGCTGGCCTATGTGCTGAACAGGGAAAGCATTGCCAGCGCCATGGAGGTACTGGCAAAAGCGCTGGAGGTGTACCCCGGCAAACAATAG
- a CDS encoding amino acid permease, producing the protein MALGIGAIIGAGLFSLTGIAAAENAGPAVTISFVLAAVGCAFAGLCYAEFASMIPVAGSAYTYSYATMGEFIAWIIGWDLVLEYALGAATVAVSWSRYLMEFLQKFDIHIPHQLAVSPWETVTMSNGTVVEGGIFNLPAVIIVLLLSLLLIKGTRESAGMNNFLVILKVAVVLVFIILGWSHIDPANYEPYIPANTGQYEHFGWTGIASGAAVVFFAFIGFDAVSTAAQEAKNPQKGMPIGILGSLVVCTILYVLFAHVMTGLLNYKLFAGDAKPVATAFAQTGYDFLQTGLIVAILAGYTSVMLVMLMGQSRVFYSMSRDGLLPKFFSDVHPKFRTPWKTNIFFMVFVSLFAGLVPVSDLGHMVSIGTLFAFSLVCIGVIIMRKKMPEIPRAFKTPFVPVVPILGVVVCVYLMYSLPNESWLRLAVWLALGLLIYFTYSRKNSKLNKEK; encoded by the coding sequence GTGGCACTTGGCATTGGCGCCATCATCGGGGCCGGTCTGTTTTCACTGACGGGTATTGCCGCGGCGGAAAATGCCGGGCCGGCAGTGACCATCTCCTTTGTGCTTGCCGCTGTAGGCTGTGCCTTTGCCGGCCTGTGTTACGCGGAATTTGCCTCCATGATCCCCGTGGCCGGCAGTGCTTATACCTACTCCTACGCCACCATGGGCGAGTTCATTGCCTGGATCATCGGGTGGGACCTGGTACTGGAATACGCCCTCGGCGCCGCTACCGTTGCCGTAAGCTGGTCCCGCTACCTGATGGAGTTCCTGCAAAAATTCGACATCCATATCCCTCATCAGCTGGCGGTATCCCCCTGGGAAACCGTTACCATGAGCAATGGCACCGTGGTTGAAGGCGGCATATTCAATCTGCCCGCCGTGATCATCGTACTGCTGCTGTCATTGCTGCTGATCAAAGGCACCAGGGAATCCGCCGGGATGAACAACTTCCTGGTGATCCTGAAAGTAGCCGTAGTACTGGTTTTCATCATTCTGGGCTGGAGCCATATAGACCCTGCCAACTACGAACCTTACATTCCTGCCAACACCGGTCAATACGAGCACTTCGGTTGGACGGGCATTGCCTCGGGCGCAGCTGTTGTGTTCTTTGCCTTCATTGGGTTCGATGCGGTTTCCACTGCCGCGCAGGAAGCCAAAAACCCGCAAAAAGGCATGCCCATCGGTATCCTCGGCTCACTGGTGGTCTGCACCATATTATATGTGCTGTTCGCCCATGTGATGACGGGGCTGCTCAATTATAAACTGTTTGCCGGAGATGCCAAACCGGTAGCCACCGCATTCGCACAAACGGGATACGATTTCCTGCAAACGGGGCTGATCGTGGCCATCCTGGCGGGATATACTTCGGTAATGCTGGTGATGCTGATGGGGCAAAGCCGTGTATTCTATTCCATGAGCCGCGACGGGCTGCTACCGAAATTCTTCAGCGATGTGCATCCCAAGTTCCGCACTCCCTGGAAAACCAATATTTTCTTCATGGTATTCGTGAGCCTCTTTGCGGGCCTCGTGCCGGTAAGCGACCTCGGGCATATGGTGAGCATCGGCACCCTGTTCGCGTTCTCGCTGGTGTGCATCGGCGTGATCATCATGCGCAAGAAAATGCCGGAGATTCCCCGGGCTTTCAAAACGCCTTTTGTACCGGTAGTACCGATCCTGGGTGTTGTTGTCTGCGTGTACCTCATGTACTCCCTGCCTAATGAAAGCTGGCTGCGGCTGGCGGTATGGCTGGCGCTGGGGCTGCTGATCTACTTTACGTACAGCCGGAAGAACAGCAAGCTGAATAAAGAAAAATAA
- a CDS encoding DnaJ C-terminal domain-containing protein — MEYKDYYKILGVDKKASAADIKKAYRKLAVKYHPDKNPDDKLAEEKFKELNEAYEVLGDEEKRKKYDEFGENWKYYEQAGQNTGDFDWSRWRGQGGGQQQYEDVFGEGGQFSDFFEHLFGGGFRRSGQQQGRARNRKGADLHASMQVALEDVFTGATKQIEVNGQRLNLKIKPGTYQGQVLRLKGKGYLGRNGGEAGDLLLEIGIAADPRYELKGKDVHLELPLDLYTAVLGGKLPVAVPGSTLQLSIPAGTDGGRLFRLKGKGLPAPEGSGEAAGDLYVRVRITVPQNLSEEELQLFTRLSKMRKSS; from the coding sequence ATGGAATACAAGGATTATTACAAGATACTTGGCGTGGACAAGAAAGCCAGCGCCGCAGATATCAAGAAAGCATACCGCAAGCTGGCCGTAAAATACCATCCGGATAAAAATCCGGATGACAAGCTGGCCGAAGAAAAGTTCAAGGAGCTGAACGAAGCCTATGAAGTGCTGGGTGATGAAGAAAAACGGAAGAAATACGATGAGTTTGGCGAAAACTGGAAGTATTACGAACAGGCCGGCCAAAACACAGGTGATTTTGACTGGAGCCGCTGGCGTGGGCAGGGCGGTGGTCAGCAGCAGTATGAGGATGTATTCGGTGAAGGAGGACAGTTCTCTGATTTCTTTGAGCATCTGTTTGGCGGCGGTTTCCGGAGGAGCGGACAACAGCAGGGGCGTGCGCGCAACCGCAAGGGGGCAGACCTGCATGCCAGCATGCAGGTGGCGTTGGAAGATGTATTCACCGGCGCCACGAAACAGATAGAGGTCAACGGTCAGCGCCTCAATCTCAAAATAAAGCCCGGTACCTACCAGGGGCAGGTGTTAAGGCTCAAAGGCAAGGGATATCTCGGGAGAAACGGTGGAGAAGCCGGAGATCTGCTGCTGGAGATAGGTATCGCAGCTGATCCGAGGTATGAACTGAAGGGAAAGGATGTGCACCTGGAATTGCCGCTGGATCTCTATACCGCTGTACTTGGCGGAAAGCTCCCGGTGGCGGTACCGGGCAGTACTTTGCAGCTGAGCATCCCCGCAGGAACGGATGGCGGCCGGTTGTTCCGCCTCAAAGGGAAGGGCCTGCCGGCGCCGGAAGGCAGCGGGGAAGCGGCCGGGGATCTCTACGTCAGGGTACGCATTACGGTGCCTCAAAACCTGTCGGAGGAAGAGTTGCAATTGTTTACCCGTTTATCGAAGATGAGGAAGTCGTCATAA
- a CDS encoding transketolase C-terminal domain-containing protein has product MIESLNGYRLKERQPQNLKDFTVPLGIPEVLHSGSDITIVSYGSTLRIIEEAMETLEQMNISCELIDVQTLLPFDIHHAILESLKKTNRILFVDEDVPGGGTAYMFQQVMEVQGGYRWLDVAPRTLAAQAHRPAYGTDGDYFSKPNVEDVVKLVADMIRE; this is encoded by the coding sequence GTGATTGAATCGCTTAACGGTTACCGCCTGAAAGAGCGGCAGCCGCAGAACCTGAAAGATTTCACCGTACCGCTGGGCATCCCGGAAGTGCTGCACAGCGGCTCAGATATCACCATCGTTTCCTACGGGTCCACTTTACGGATCATTGAAGAGGCAATGGAAACGCTCGAGCAGATGAATATTTCCTGTGAACTGATAGATGTACAGACGCTGTTGCCTTTTGATATTCATCATGCCATACTGGAATCGCTGAAGAAGACCAACCGGATCCTCTTTGTGGATGAAGATGTACCGGGTGGCGGAACAGCATATATGTTCCAGCAGGTGATGGAAGTGCAGGGCGGTTATCGCTGGCTGGATGTAGCTCCGCGTACACTGGCGGCACAGGCGCACCGGCCGGCGTATGGAACAGACGGGGACTATTTTTCCAAACCTAATGTGGAGGATGTTGTGAAGCTGGTAGCAGACATGATCAGGGAGTAG
- a CDS encoding NAD(P)-dependent oxidoreductase, whose translation MEGVRFTDQASCFRESDIVSLHCPLNEQNREFVNTALLATMKPSAFLINTSRGPLVREADLAAALNNGVIAGAGLDVLSVEPPDADNPLLTAKHCLITPHIAWATIDARKRLMDKLVSNLKAFLDGRPENVVNR comes from the coding sequence ATGGAGGGTGTGAGATTTACAGACCAGGCCAGCTGTTTCCGGGAATCGGATATCGTTTCCCTGCATTGCCCCCTCAACGAACAGAACAGGGAATTTGTCAACACTGCCTTGCTGGCTACTATGAAACCTTCCGCATTTCTTATCAATACCAGCCGCGGCCCCCTCGTCCGGGAAGCAGACCTGGCCGCCGCGCTGAATAACGGCGTAATAGCAGGTGCGGGGCTCGATGTGCTTTCCGTTGAACCGCCGGACGCGGACAATCCCTTGCTCACCGCAAAGCACTGCCTGATCACTCCGCATATTGCCTGGGCCACCATCGACGCCCGGAAAAGACTGATGGATAAACTGGTCAGCAACCTGAAAGCGTTCCTGGACGGCCGGCCGGAGAATGTGGTCAACCGCTGA
- a CDS encoding thiamine pyrophosphate-dependent enzyme — protein MIENNELAMNMQSQLSFEEFRKEVLSDFRQACISREVSLLGRREVLTGKAKFGIFGDGKEVAQIAMAKYFKPGDFRSGYYRDQTFAFASGIATVEQFFSQLYADPDITNDPFSAGRQMNAHFATPNVDMEGNWLNIAGMKNTAADMAPTAAQMPRALGLAYASKLFRELPELEQYSHLSNHGNEVCFATIGDASTSEGHFWETVNAAGVLQVPLAIFVWDDGYGISVPRKYQTTKGSISEALEGFRKNGHSNGIEIYNVKGWDYAGLCETFEEGIRKARENHVPVLFHVEEITQPQGHSTSGSHERYKSKERLAWEKEFDCNVKMRQWLLENALAEESELRAIEVEAKVIAQESRKKAWDKYIAPIREQVQAFTAVCQSILDEGRGDTEYVAQQMRELAANREPQRRDILKAAAGILFKHPRNFSEAMDGLQVYYDQQLAAEKENYNTFLHATGPNSALEVPEVPAIYADDAPVMNGYEILNRYFDQLFSDHPLVFAFGEDVGKIGDVNQGFAGLQQKHGKTRIADTGIRELTIMGQGDRYGLARAPAYRRDPVSGLSALRAAAAQR, from the coding sequence ATGATCGAAAACAACGAATTAGCTATGAATATGCAGAGCCAGTTATCATTTGAAGAGTTCCGGAAGGAAGTTTTAAGTGATTTCAGGCAAGCCTGTATCAGCAGGGAAGTAAGCTTGCTGGGTCGCCGGGAAGTATTGACCGGCAAGGCAAAGTTTGGCATTTTTGGTGATGGAAAGGAAGTGGCGCAGATCGCGATGGCCAAGTATTTCAAACCGGGTGACTTCCGTTCGGGATATTACCGGGACCAGACCTTTGCTTTCGCCAGCGGCATTGCTACTGTGGAGCAGTTTTTTTCTCAGTTATACGCTGATCCGGATATTACGAACGATCCGTTTTCCGCCGGGCGGCAGATGAATGCGCATTTTGCCACGCCCAATGTGGATATGGAGGGTAACTGGCTGAATATCGCCGGTATGAAGAATACGGCGGCGGACATGGCGCCCACCGCGGCACAGATGCCCCGGGCGCTGGGACTGGCCTATGCGTCAAAGCTTTTCCGGGAACTGCCGGAGCTTGAGCAGTACAGCCATCTTTCCAACCACGGCAACGAGGTGTGTTTCGCTACTATCGGTGATGCCTCTACGAGCGAAGGGCATTTCTGGGAAACCGTCAATGCCGCCGGCGTTCTGCAGGTGCCATTGGCCATATTTGTCTGGGATGATGGGTACGGGATCTCTGTTCCCCGGAAATATCAAACCACAAAAGGCTCTATCAGCGAAGCGCTGGAAGGGTTCAGAAAAAACGGGCATTCCAACGGCATAGAGATATATAATGTAAAGGGATGGGATTACGCCGGGCTGTGCGAGACTTTCGAAGAAGGTATCCGCAAGGCAAGGGAAAACCATGTACCGGTACTTTTTCATGTGGAGGAGATCACGCAGCCCCAGGGCCACTCCACCTCCGGTTCGCATGAACGGTATAAAAGCAAGGAGCGCCTGGCCTGGGAAAAGGAATTCGACTGCAATGTAAAAATGCGCCAGTGGCTGCTGGAAAACGCGCTGGCCGAAGAGTCGGAGCTCCGGGCCATTGAAGTGGAAGCCAAAGTGATCGCACAGGAAAGTCGCAAAAAGGCCTGGGATAAATATATTGCGCCCATCCGGGAGCAGGTGCAGGCATTCACGGCTGTTTGCCAGTCCATTTTAGACGAAGGGCGGGGAGACACGGAATATGTAGCGCAGCAAATGCGCGAACTGGCCGCCAACCGCGAGCCGCAGCGCCGGGATATACTGAAGGCCGCCGCAGGCATTCTGTTCAAACATCCGCGCAACTTTTCCGAAGCGATGGACGGTTTGCAGGTTTATTACGACCAGCAGCTGGCCGCGGAAAAAGAGAATTACAATACTTTCCTTCATGCCACCGGCCCGAATTCCGCACTCGAAGTGCCGGAAGTGCCCGCTATATATGCGGATGATGCGCCGGTAATGAACGGATACGAAATATTGAACCGGTATTTCGACCAGCTTTTCAGCGATCATCCGCTGGTGTTCGCATTTGGCGAAGATGTAGGCAAAATAGGGGATGTGAACCAGGGGTTTGCCGGTTTGCAGCAGAAACATGGAAAAACACGTATAGCCGATACCGGTATCCGGGAGCTGACCATCATGGGACAGGGGGATCGGTATGGCCTTGCGCGGGCTCCGGCCTATCGCCGAGATCCAGTATCTGGACTATCTGCTTTACGGGCTGCAGCCGCTCAGCGATGA